In Caldilineales bacterium, the genomic window GGGCTGACCATCGACGGTCGGCCGAAGTGAAGCCAGGCGGCGCCGCCCCCCCTGCGATCTTGACAAGCCGCGGATTCTACTGTATGGTTTGCCACAATGAAATCGATACCATGAAATCGATACATCTGTCATTCGTCGTTCAGGAGTCTGCACCATGAACTCGAAAGAAAGAATGCTCACGGCCCTGCACCGGGGCAAGCCCGACCGCCTGCCCGTGACCGTGCATCAGTGGCAGCAGTATCATCTGGACAAGTATCTGGGCGGGGTGGAGCCGCTGGAGGCCTTCCAGATTGTGGGGATGGATGCCTCGATCCAATATTTCGCCGACATGGGGCAGTTCTGGCTGGTGGACGCCGACTTCAGCAAGTTCTCGACGCCAGAATGGCGAGACGAGATGACGGTCGTCAGCAGCGACCCCGACAACCGCATCAACCACCATGTGGTCACCACGCCCGAAGGGGTGTTGACCTACAAGACGGCCGGCAACCTCATGACCACCTGGGTGACGGAATACCTGGTCAAACACGACGAGGACATCGACCTGATCCGCAAGTACATGCCCGTCCCGGCCCTCGACCCCAAACCGGTGGCCGAACTCTACGACCGCATCGGCGACAAGGGCATCTTGCGCGGCTTCGTCTGGGGCGACCAGGCGGGATGCTGGCAACACGCCTGCTGCCTGCACCCCACCGAGGACATGATCCTGGCCTGCATCGACAAACCCGACTGGGTGCACGAATTCCTCGGCATCCTGTTGGAGAAGAAACTGCGCTCGGTGGAGACGATGGCCGGGGCGCGCTT contains:
- a CDS encoding uroporphyrinogen decarboxylase family protein, giving the protein MNSKERMLTALHRGKPDRLPVTVHQWQQYHLDKYLGGVEPLEAFQIVGMDASIQYFADMGQFWLVDADFSKFSTPEWRDEMTVVSSDPDNRINHHVVTTPEGVLTYKTAGNLMTTWVTEYLVKHDEDIDLIRKYMPVPALDPKPVAELYDRIGDKGILRGFVWGDQAGCWQHACCLHPTEDMILACIDKPDWVHEFLGILLEKKLRSVETMAGARFDLIETGGGAASSTVISPALHAEFCTPYDRQLHDALHGAGFDLIAYHTCGGTFKIENLIMANGCDVSETLAPKSIGSNQEPWDFQAKVGGRLAVIGGMDQFSVLSDGTPAQIRAMVFKLFETVGRDGGYVCSASDHFFETPVENLRIFAEAAHECVY